In Ramlibacter sp., the sequence GCGTGGGCGGTTCTGGCACTCATCCTGTTTCACAGTCTGGTCGAGTATCCGCTGTGGTACGGGCCATTCCAGATGGCTGTTGGCCTGGCCATGGTCATCCTCTGGCGTGTGTCTGCGCGTGTACCCTCCGGAATTCCCTGGCAAATGCCGGCGACATTGCGGCTGGGCATCGCGGGTGTTGTTCTGGCGGGGGTCGCGTATGCGTCATGGGACTACTACCGCGTGTGCCAGATCTACCTGCCACAGGCGCAGCGATCAGCCGCTTTCCGCGATAACACCCTGGAAAAGATTGGTGACTCGTTGCTCTTTGGCAGTCAGGTGCGGTTTGCCGAGCTCACCACCACACCGTTAACGCGCGCCAATGCGGAGCATCTGGGCAGCCTGGCGCTCGACCTGCTCCACTTTTCGCCGGAGCCTCGCGTGATCGAGATCCTGGTCGAAAGCCTGGTCCTGCAGAGGCGAGACGACGAGGCCCTTGCGCACATGATGCGATTCCGTGCGGCGTTCCCCAGGGAGTACGCCAGCTGGACGCGCCGTTACGCGGACTCAAGCCCTTCGCCGCTTCCCGGGATTAGGGCGCCGTAAAGCTGCCCGATTTCCCGCCGTGTTTCTCCAGCAACTTCACGCCGGTGATGGTCATGCCCCGGTCCACGGCCTTGCACATGTCGTAGATCGTCAGCAAGGCGATCTGGACGGCCGTCAGGGCCTCCATCTCCACGCCCGTGGGGCCGACGGTTTCGACAGTACCCGTGCAGTTGATGGCGGGCTTCTCCTCATCCGCTTCAAACGTCAGTGCGACGCGTGTCAGGGACAGAGGATGGCAGAGGGGAATCAGGTCGCTGGTCTTCTTGGCCGCCTGGATGCCGGCAATCCTGGCAATTCCCAGCACGTCGCCCTTGCTCGCAGTACCTGACTGGATCAATGCGAGCGTGGCCTCCCGCATTTCAATGCGGCCACCCGCCACGGCCACCCGGTGACTCGGCATTTTGCCGCCCACGTCGACCATGTGGGCCTGGCCTTGTGCGTCGAAGTGCGTCAGGGAATTCATGTTTCGGAAAAGTGGTGGTAAAAACCGTTTACAGGCTCTTCATCCTGCTGACGCATCATACGATCATGATTCACTGGAAAGACCGATTCCGCGCCGCCGGCATTCATCTTTGCATCAGCCTGACCATTGCGGCATTGGCCGCGCTGCTGGTTTTTGGCATCTGGTTCCCCTACCCCTACCGGGAAATTTCCGGTGGTCGTGAGCTGTTCTTCATTGTGGTCACGGTTGACGTCATCCTTGGGCCACTGATCACGCTGGCAATTTTCAATCGGCGCAAGCCCAAGGCCGAGTTGACGCGGGATCTGGCGATCGTCGGCCTGATCCAGCTGGCGGGCCTGGGCTATGGGCTTTGGACTGTGGCATTGGCACGGCCCGTGCACCTGGTCTTCGAGATCGACCGTTTCCGGGTCGTGCACGCGGTGGACATCCCGGAAGAGGAACTCGGCAAGACCCCGCCCGGCATCAGGGCCTTGCCGTTGACGGGCCCCACGCTGCTGGCCGTTCGCCCGTTCCGCAACGACAAGGAGAAGCTGGACACAACACTCGCTGCACTGCAGGGTGTTGCGTTGGGCGCGCGCCCCGATCTTTGGCAAGACTATGCATCTGCCAAGGCCTCGGTGCTTGCGACTGCCAAGCCTGTGACTTTGCTTGAGAGCCGCTTCCCTGCCCGGGCCGCCGAGATCGACGCGGTGCTCCAGGCGGCTGGCCGGCGCCCCGGCTCGACGGCCTTCGTACCCATGACCGGCAGAAAGGCTTTCTGGACCGCCTTCGTCGACCCCGTCACGGCCGACGTGGTGGCC encodes:
- a CDS encoding pilus assembly protein, translated to MIHWKDRFRAAGIHLCISLTIAALAALLVFGIWFPYPYREISGGRELFFIVVTVDVILGPLITLAIFNRRKPKAELTRDLAIVGLIQLAGLGYGLWTVALARPVHLVFEIDRFRVVHAVDIPEEELGKTPPGIRALPLTGPTLLAVRPFRNDKEKLDTTLAALQGVALGARPDLWQDYASAKASVLATAKPVTLLESRFPARAAEIDAVLQAAGRRPGSTAFVPMTGRKAFWTAFVDPVTADVVAFMPLDSF
- the moaC gene encoding cyclic pyranopterin monophosphate synthase MoaC, whose translation is MNSLTHFDAQGQAHMVDVGGKMPSHRVAVAGGRIEMREATLALIQSGTASKGDVLGIARIAGIQAAKKTSDLIPLCHPLSLTRVALTFEADEEKPAINCTGTVETVGPTGVEMEALTAVQIALLTIYDMCKAVDRGMTITGVKLLEKHGGKSGSFTAP